One window from the genome of Nicotiana tomentosiformis chromosome 5, ASM39032v3, whole genome shotgun sequence encodes:
- the LOC104103247 gene encoding purine permease 3-like: protein MEPQVSSKMKKVLLVINCIILAVGTCGTPLLLRLYFIKGGNRIWLSTWLQTVAWPINFIPLAISYFYRRKININNDINNNNDNIKVILMTPRIFAATIGIGVLQGFANYFYSYGSAKVPVSTSGLLFATQLAFTAGFAFLIVKLKFTSYSVNAVFLLTVGAVLLALHSGGDQPEGEPKKEYILGFIMILAAAALTGLIFPLVELIYKKAHQAITYTLVLEFQTVYCFVATIVATIGMIINKDFQAISTEAKEFELGEGRYYNLIIWGAIILQFYFLGTIGVIYSASSLVSGILISVLLPITEVLAVFFYGEKFSAEKGVSLALSLWGFLSYFYGDMKKSKKKENQSPETEMIDSKTCTP, encoded by the exons ATGGAACCTCAAGTAAGCTCAAAAATGAAGAAGGTTCTTCTTGTCATCAACTGTATAATTCTAGCTGTGGGAACCTGTGGTACCCCTTTGCTCCTGCGCCTTTATTTCATCAAAGGAGGCAATAGAATTTGGCTATCAACCTGGCTACAAACTGTTGCTTGGCCAATAAATTTCATCCCTTTGGCCATCTCCTACTTCTATCGTCGCAAAATTAATATCAATAAtgacatcaacaacaataatgataATATCAAAGTCATTCTAATGACTCCCCGGATTTTCGCGGCCACTATAGGAATCGGAGTCCTCCAAGGATTTGCGAACTATTTCTACTCTTATGGCTCAGCTAAAGTGCCTGTTTCAACTAGTGGACTTCTCTTTGCTACGCAACTTGCTTTCACGGCTGGCTTTGCTTTCCTTATAGTGAAGCTGAAGTTCACTTCCTACTCTGTCAACGCCGTCTTTTTGTTGACGGTTGGTGCAGTGCTTTTGGCTCTACACTCTGGAGGTGATCAACCAGAGGGAGAGCCAAAGAAAGAGTATATTTTAGGGTTTATCATGATCCTAGCAGCTGCTGCTTTGACTGGGCTTATTTTTCCTTTGGTGGAGTTGATTTACAAAAAGGCACATCAAGCTATTACTTACACACTTGTGTTGGAGTTTCAGACAGTGTATTGCTTTGTTGCCACTATTGTTGCAACAATTGGAATGATCATTAACAAGGACTTTCAG GCAATTTCAACGGAGGCAAAAGAATTTGAACTTGGAGAAGGCAGATATTATAATTTGATAATATGGGGCGCAATAATTTTGCAATTCTACTTCTTAGGCACCATTGGAGTCATCTATTCGGCTTCTTCTTTGGTGTCTGGGATTTTGATTTCCGTTCTACTACCTATCACGGAAGTTTTAGCTGTTTTTTTCTATGGGGAAAAGTTCAGTGCAGAAAAAGGAGTTTCACTTGCCCTCTCTCTATGGGGATTTCTTTCATACTTTTACGGTGATATGAAAAAAAGCAAGAAGAAAGAAAATCAATCTCCGGAAACAGAGATGATTGATAGTAAAACTTGTACTCCGTGA